A DNA window from Citrobacter tructae contains the following coding sequences:
- the gpJ gene encoding host specificity protein J, whose product MGKGGGSSKTPHEAPDDLKSSQMLTVVDAICEGPIEGPVDGLKSVRINKTPVLDSDGNAMVHGVTVVYRVGEDEQTAMEGFEDSGAETLLGVEVKKSEPVTRTITTKTVDRLRFTFGVQSLVSTSTKGDRNPTSVQLLIQFRRDGQWQVERDITITGKTTTQFLASVVIDDLPPRPFEVRMWRLTDDSTTDLLQNKTVWSGYTEIIDVKQRYPNTAVIGVKVDAEQFGSQQVTRNYLLRGRIVPVPSNYDPIKRIYTGLWDGTFKPAWTDNPAWCVLDMLTHPRYGMGSRIGVADVDKWALYAIAQYCDQSVPDGFGGTEPRITCNAYLTDQRKAWDVLGDFCSLMRCMPVWNGSTLTFVQDRPADKVWTYTQSNVVMPADGAPFVYSFSALKERHNAAEVRYTDPNNGWETSTELVENDAAIRRYGRNVLKMDAFACTSRGQAHRAGLWAITTELLETQTVDFSVGADGLRHVPGDIIEVCDSDYAGVTVGGRVLSVDSLSRTLTLDREVEIPPGGNVLLNLVGSDGQPVSVTITAHPAPDHVTVSQLPDGVATYSVWGLKLPDLRQRLFRCVAIRENDDGTYAITAVQHVPEKGSIVDNGATFDPLPGTGITNTPPAVQHLTTEILAEEGQYQARARWDTPRVVKGVNFSLRLTVKAEDNSDRLASSLTLTETEHTFRNLTPGRYTLTVRAVNSQGQQGDPASTDFSIAAPAVPSYVELTPGYFQITATLRQAVYDPTVQYEFWFTDTQIADIRQVETDARYLGTALYWIAASSSIKPGKDYYFYIRAVNQVGKSAFVEAKGQASNDAAGYLDFFKGEITESHLGKELLEKVELTEDNASRLDQFSKEWQDANGKWNAMWGVKIEQTEDGRHYVAGLGLSMEDTEEGKISQFLVAANRIAFIDPANGNETPMFVAQGNQIFMNEVFLKYLTAPTITSGGNPPTFMLTPDGRLTARNADISGNISANSGTLNNVTIAENCTINGTLRAERILGDIVKAAGKEFPYFLEPNTGQKRYANGTLTVVIEDDQSFDRQISIPAITFQGTTYDSQTSNDLWDDCTLIVRKNGAEIYNQTSRGVPATFTRTLDMPAGSGRLTLSFSVSTRGNSTGWPFSRISDLLVIVTKKSSAGITIS is encoded by the coding sequence ATGGGTAAGGGTGGTGGCAGCAGTAAAACGCCGCATGAGGCTCCGGACGACCTGAAATCCAGTCAGATGCTGACCGTTGTTGATGCCATCTGTGAGGGGCCGATAGAAGGTCCGGTGGACGGGCTGAAAAGCGTCAGAATTAACAAAACGCCGGTCCTCGACAGCGACGGTAACGCGATGGTTCACGGTGTCACCGTGGTTTACCGCGTGGGGGAGGATGAGCAGACCGCGATGGAGGGGTTCGAAGACTCCGGCGCTGAAACTCTGCTGGGTGTGGAGGTGAAAAAGTCAGAGCCGGTGACCCGCACCATTACCACCAAAACGGTGGATCGGTTGCGCTTTACCTTTGGTGTGCAGTCGCTGGTCAGCACCAGTACCAAAGGCGATCGTAATCCAACCAGCGTACAGCTGCTGATCCAGTTTCGCCGTGACGGGCAGTGGCAGGTGGAACGGGACATCACCATTACGGGTAAAACGACCACGCAGTTTCTGGCGTCCGTGGTGATTGATGATTTGCCGCCCCGGCCGTTTGAAGTCCGCATGTGGCGTCTTACTGATGACAGTACGACAGACCTGCTGCAGAACAAAACGGTGTGGTCGGGTTATACAGAAATCATTGATGTGAAACAACGCTACCCGAACACCGCTGTTATCGGGGTAAAAGTGGACGCGGAGCAGTTTGGCAGCCAGCAGGTCACGCGAAACTATCTCCTGCGCGGGCGTATTGTGCCGGTCCCTTCTAATTACGACCCGATAAAAAGGATATATACGGGACTCTGGGACGGGACGTTTAAACCCGCCTGGACAGATAATCCGGCCTGGTGTGTGCTGGATATGCTGACTCACCCGCGCTATGGCATGGGAAGCCGCATTGGTGTTGCCGATGTGGACAAGTGGGCGCTGTATGCCATTGCACAGTACTGCGATCAGTCTGTACCGGATGGATTCGGTGGGACAGAGCCGCGTATCACCTGCAATGCGTATCTGACGGACCAGCGTAAAGCGTGGGACGTGCTGGGGGATTTCTGTTCCCTGATGCGCTGCATGCCGGTCTGGAACGGCAGTACCCTGACGTTTGTGCAGGACCGGCCCGCCGATAAAGTCTGGACCTATACGCAGAGTAATGTGGTGATGCCCGCTGACGGTGCGCCGTTCGTCTACAGTTTCAGCGCACTGAAAGAGCGCCACAATGCCGCCGAAGTCCGCTACACCGATCCGAATAACGGCTGGGAAACGTCCACCGAACTGGTTGAAAACGATGCTGCCATCCGGCGCTACGGGCGCAATGTCCTCAAAATGGATGCGTTTGCCTGTACCAGCCGTGGGCAGGCGCACCGCGCCGGGCTATGGGCCATCACCACCGAATTACTGGAGACGCAGACGGTGGATTTCTCCGTAGGGGCTGACGGGCTGCGCCACGTTCCCGGCGATATCATTGAGGTTTGCGACAGTGATTATGCCGGCGTGACCGTGGGCGGGCGCGTCCTGTCGGTCGACAGCCTTTCCCGCACGCTCACGCTGGATCGTGAAGTGGAGATACCGCCAGGGGGCAATGTGTTGCTGAACCTGGTGGGCAGCGATGGCCAGCCCGTCAGCGTCACCATCACCGCACATCCGGCCCCGGACCACGTGACCGTCAGCCAGTTACCGGATGGTGTGGCGACGTACAGCGTGTGGGGGCTGAAACTGCCGGACCTGCGCCAGCGCCTGTTTCGCTGCGTGGCCATCCGGGAAAATGATGATGGCACGTATGCTATTACCGCCGTGCAGCATGTCCCGGAGAAAGGCTCCATCGTGGATAACGGGGCGACATTTGATCCGCTCCCCGGTACCGGCATTACGAACACTCCGCCCGCTGTGCAGCACCTCACCACGGAAATTCTGGCAGAGGAGGGGCAGTATCAGGCGCGGGCGCGATGGGATACCCCGCGTGTGGTGAAGGGGGTGAACTTCTCCCTGCGCCTGACGGTAAAAGCGGAAGATAACAGCGACCGCCTGGCCAGCAGCCTGACCCTGACCGAAACGGAGCACACTTTCCGCAACCTGACGCCGGGGCGTTACACCCTGACGGTGCGGGCGGTTAACTCCCAGGGGCAGCAGGGCGATCCGGCCAGCACGGATTTCAGCATCGCCGCGCCGGCTGTACCCTCTTATGTTGAACTGACCCCCGGTTATTTTCAGATAACCGCCACCCTGCGCCAGGCGGTATACGACCCCACGGTGCAGTATGAATTCTGGTTTACGGATACGCAGATCGCCGATATCCGCCAGGTGGAAACTGATGCGCGTTATCTCGGCACGGCGCTGTACTGGATTGCGGCCAGCAGCAGTATCAAACCGGGCAAGGACTATTACTTCTATATCCGGGCCGTGAACCAGGTCGGGAAATCGGCGTTCGTGGAGGCTAAAGGGCAGGCCAGCAACGATGCGGCGGGTTATCTGGATTTCTTCAAAGGGGAGATCACCGAAAGTCACCTGGGGAAAGAACTGCTGGAGAAGGTGGAACTGACGGAAGACAACGCCAGCCGGCTGGATCAGTTTTCGAAAGAGTGGCAGGACGCGAACGGCAAATGGAACGCCATGTGGGGCGTGAAGATAGAGCAGACCGAAGACGGCAGGCACTATGTGGCTGGTCTTGGTCTGAGTATGGAAGACACCGAAGAAGGGAAGATAAGCCAGTTCCTGGTGGCAGCAAACCGTATCGCGTTTATCGACCCGGCAAACGGCAATGAGACCCCGATGTTTGTGGCTCAGGGCAACCAGATATTTATGAACGAGGTGTTCCTCAAATATCTGACGGCCCCCACTATCACCAGCGGCGGGAACCCGCCGACTTTTATGCTGACGCCTGACGGCAGACTGACCGCCCGTAATGCGGATATCAGCGGTAATATCAGCGCGAATTCCGGCACCCTCAATAATGTGACGATAGCGGAAAACTGCACCATCAACGGGACGCTCCGGGCTGAGCGTATTTTGGGGGATATCGTTAAGGCTGCTGGTAAGGAATTTCCTTACTTTCTTGAACCCAATACAGGTCAAAAACGGTACGCCAACGGGACACTGACGGTTGTGATTGAAGATGACCAGTCATTTGACCGACAGATTTCCATTCCTGCGATTACCTTTCAGGGCACAACGTATGACAGCCAGACCAGTAACGACTTATGGGATGACTGTACGCTGATTGTCAGGAAAAACGGAGCCGAGATATACAACCAGACAAGCAGAGGTGTACCGGCGACTTTTACGCGGACTCTGGATATGCCTGCCGGGAGCGGTCGGTTGACGCTGAGTTTCAGCGTCAGTACACGCGGTAACAGCACTGGCTGGCCATTTTCCAGAATCAGTGACCTGCTGGTTATTGTGACGAAAAAATCATCCGCAGGGATAACAATCAGTTAA
- a CDS encoding tail assembly protein — protein MATPHTLDMATPGMARVCLHVELQRFGRRFSLSIKTGAEAIYALAMQIPGFRQKLSDGWYQIRIAGQDMDETSLSARLHEPLPDGAIIHIVPRMAGAKSGGLFQVVLGAVAIGASFFTAGASMAAWGAALSAGGISVSSVLFSLGAAMMLGGVAQMLTPQAKIPSSRQTDNGKQNTYFSSLDNMVAQGNALPVLYGEMLVGSRTISQEISTRDEGGGGQVVIIGR, from the coding sequence ATGGCAACGCCGCACACACTCGATATGGCGACACCGGGCATGGCACGAGTCTGCCTTCACGTGGAGTTACAACGATTTGGCCGCCGTTTCAGCCTCAGTATAAAAACGGGGGCCGAGGCCATTTACGCGCTGGCTATGCAGATACCGGGCTTCCGGCAGAAACTGAGCGACGGCTGGTATCAGATACGCATCGCCGGTCAGGATATGGATGAAACGAGCCTGTCAGCCCGTCTGCATGAGCCGCTGCCGGACGGGGCCATTATTCACATTGTCCCGCGTATGGCCGGGGCAAAATCCGGTGGTCTGTTCCAGGTGGTGCTGGGGGCAGTGGCCATAGGCGCGTCCTTTTTTACGGCAGGTGCTTCAATGGCTGCCTGGGGAGCAGCGTTATCTGCCGGTGGCATTTCGGTATCCTCGGTCCTGTTTTCACTGGGGGCGGCCATGATGCTGGGCGGTGTGGCGCAGATGCTGACGCCGCAGGCAAAAATCCCCTCGTCCCGGCAGACCGACAACGGCAAACAGAATACGTATTTTTCATCGCTGGACAACATGGTGGCGCAGGGCAATGCCCTGCCGGTGCTGTACGGTGAAATGCTGGTCGGCTCCCGCACCATTTCCCAGGAAATCAGCACACGGGATGAAGGCGGCGGGGGGCAGGTGGTGATTATCGGTCGATGA
- a CDS encoding C40 family peptidase, protein MKKTILTHAAACAPAESCGYAVNTSAGERFFPCQNLSAEPTMYFRMDPADYLQAQAAGDVVALVHSHPDGLPFLSDVDRHLQVQSGLPWWLVCDDRIYKFRCVPFLTGRVFEHGVTDCYTLFRDAYHLAGIEIPDFTREDDWWKQGKNLYLDNLEEIGFYRVHAAEAQPGDILICCFGSSIANHAAIYCGDGELLHHIPDQLSKRERYTDKWQRRTHSIWRHRAWHESAFTWSYNDLAAVSASV, encoded by the coding sequence ATGAAAAAAACTATCCTGACGCATGCCGCTGCGTGTGCGCCGGCAGAATCGTGCGGCTATGCGGTGAACACGTCTGCTGGGGAGCGGTTTTTCCCCTGCCAGAATCTTTCCGCTGAACCGACGATGTATTTCCGTATGGATCCGGCAGATTACCTTCAGGCGCAGGCGGCAGGCGATGTGGTGGCCCTGGTCCACAGCCATCCCGATGGCCTGCCGTTTCTCAGCGATGTCGATCGCCATCTGCAGGTGCAAAGTGGCCTGCCGTGGTGGCTGGTCTGCGATGACCGGATATATAAATTTCGCTGCGTGCCGTTCCTCACAGGGCGGGTATTTGAGCATGGCGTGACGGACTGCTACACCCTGTTCCGCGATGCGTACCATCTGGCCGGTATTGAGATACCGGATTTTACGCGGGAGGATGACTGGTGGAAACAGGGCAAAAATCTGTACCTGGATAATCTGGAGGAGATCGGTTTTTACCGGGTGCATGCCGCAGAGGCACAACCCGGAGACATTCTGATTTGTTGTTTTGGTTCATCGATTGCCAACCATGCCGCGATTTATTGCGGCGATGGCGAGCTACTGCACCATATTCCTGATCAGCTCAGTAAACGCGAGAGGTATACCGACAAATGGCAACGCCGCACACACTCGATATGGCGACACCGGGCATGGCACGAGTCTGCCTTCACGTGGAGTTACAACGATTTGGCCGCCGTTTCAGCCTCAGTATAA
- a CDS encoding phage minor tail protein L has translation MQDIPQNTLNETTKTEQSARINLWEIDLTAIGGQRYYFSNELNEKGEPVTWQGRKYDVYPIQGTGFDLVGKGTSARPTLAVSNLFGMVTGLAEDVQSLVGATVVRRVVYARFLDAVNFTGGNPEADPEQEVVSRWVIEQLSELKATTATFVLATPTETDGSVFPARIMLAHVCNWTYRSEECGYAGPPVADEFDKPTADPAKDACSKCRTGCGLRNNLPRIGCFLSINRLS, from the coding sequence ATGCAGGATATTCCTCAGAACACCCTTAACGAAACCACGAAAACCGAACAGTCCGCCCGCATCAATTTGTGGGAAATCGACCTGACGGCCATTGGTGGTCAGCGTTACTATTTTTCAAACGAACTGAACGAGAAGGGAGAGCCGGTCACCTGGCAGGGGCGGAAGTATGACGTTTACCCGATACAGGGAACCGGGTTCGATCTGGTAGGGAAAGGGACATCCGCCCGCCCGACGCTGGCGGTGTCGAACCTGTTTGGCATGGTTACGGGACTTGCGGAAGATGTGCAGAGCCTGGTCGGGGCCACGGTAGTAAGGCGCGTGGTATACGCCCGTTTTCTCGATGCGGTGAACTTTACAGGCGGCAACCCGGAGGCCGATCCGGAACAGGAAGTGGTCAGCCGCTGGGTGATTGAACAACTGTCGGAGCTGAAAGCCACCACGGCGACCTTCGTGCTGGCCACACCGACAGAAACGGACGGCAGCGTGTTTCCGGCGCGGATCATGCTGGCTCATGTCTGCAACTGGACCTACCGTTCTGAGGAGTGCGGCTATGCCGGGCCGCCCGTGGCGGATGAGTTTGACAAGCCCACGGCAGACCCTGCAAAAGATGCCTGCAGTAAATGCCGTACCGGCTGCGGGCTGCGTAATAACCTGCCGCGCATCGGCTGCTTCCTCTCCATTAACCGCCTTTCCTGA
- a CDS encoding phage tail protein gives MQSSVSPSVTTIKFGDGYEQRRPTGLNHQLINFQPVFRTTSDNSRTALEAFLAGHGGYKAFLWRPPKYNRTVKVVCREWSVTDNVTYSDFSCKFEQVIA, from the coding sequence ATGCAGTCTTCTGTTTCCCCTTCAGTGACAACCATAAAATTTGGGGATGGCTATGAGCAACGTCGCCCGACCGGACTCAACCATCAGTTAATTAACTTCCAGCCTGTCTTCCGGACAACGTCGGACAATTCCCGCACCGCACTTGAAGCGTTTCTGGCCGGGCACGGAGGATATAAAGCCTTTCTGTGGCGACCGCCAAAATACAACCGCACGGTTAAAGTTGTCTGCCGGGAATGGTCTGTTACGGACAACGTCACGTATTCCGACTTCAGCTGTAAATTTGAGCAGGTTATTGCTTAA
- a CDS encoding phage tail tape measure protein — MGDVASLAVGLHLNAANFKSQLMSAYGSAESQSRQFNRNAQADAKKTEDAYKRVSASVSGLAGRLVGYAGAGLSLGTIINTTRQYSQSLSDLQAITGATSAQMKLYDKAAQEMGRTTEYSASQAAEAIKLMASAKPELLSTSAGLTAATKSALTLAQAAGTTLPDATRTLALSLNQFGVGASEADRYINVLAAGAKFGSSEIADTAAAIKNGGVAAAQAGVGFETLNAAIQVLAEREVKGGEAGTALRNVILHLEKGADKTLKPSVVGLSQALENLAGKNLSTRQAVKLFGVENISAASILVQNREKVESLTAALTGTQTAHEQAEIRVNNLNGDLLSLTSAFEGLIIKVGHSGNGPLRGGVQTITDAINGLTDNFNTVANVALYTLIPVLTTKLTAGIRGNIGAWVEQQQAVRASAMAQVDMARKTLESTAATLAQNNAEFGRYREMEKSARQFGLNVSYQSEFNRLIRQETEQTLLSTQAKSQLNAANKQLSVSARAVSAAVGMARGALALVGGPVGAAMLAGSALLYFHNQAKNARQSAIDLKNAVVETNEELKKLSLNQLNVKQLDIDEQFENQVIQRNKLIKEIQDAENRIDGLSGFDPFGQLKGVQNDKTRYKGDLDAVEQGLKLLKERQKTVKEAIEQAKSGKTDPIPKPDKSGNETGSDKPDTPWTGEGGDTGKRQKAKVNQYEQLRREIEAAHASSLGRINLQEQESARKLLEAARADGASEADIQKTLLLNAKNYQKQRLELAEQYAPARASLTKEREASQELKSLFDARLLDEKEYQTARITLAQSTARELLQAQAAAMSAPLIDIAGTVDPLVELRNQLAERQSLLQAFYQNDVISKEQYELLKQKADKDSADAQYQTAVELYKSQGNLNSLAIGLMETTQERTSNMLTGMLNGTQTLRDGMIGLFASLTQSVIKNLVDMAAQALITNTILKSITGIGGSLFGGAATASTGTAISSFGSSFSFNAKGGVYDSPSLSSYSNGIYDSPTLFAFAKGAGVFGEAGPEAIMPLAKTTDGTLGVRALGDPGSSGGGMNGGIAYSPVYHIAIQNDGQNGEIGPQASQMLVKMIDTRVMSILRTQGRDGGMLAGG, encoded by the coding sequence ATGGGTGACGTTGCCTCTCTTGCCGTTGGGCTGCATCTGAATGCAGCGAACTTTAAATCGCAGCTGATGAGCGCCTACGGCAGCGCTGAGAGTCAGTCACGCCAGTTTAACCGCAATGCCCAGGCTGATGCGAAAAAGACGGAGGATGCCTATAAGCGTGTATCCGCTTCGGTATCGGGGCTGGCTGGCAGGCTGGTCGGTTATGCCGGGGCGGGGTTATCGCTGGGCACCATTATTAACACCACGCGGCAGTACAGCCAGTCGTTGTCGGATTTGCAGGCCATCACCGGTGCCACCAGTGCGCAGATGAAACTGTACGATAAGGCGGCGCAGGAAATGGGCCGCACAACGGAATACAGCGCATCACAGGCTGCCGAGGCCATTAAGCTGATGGCTTCGGCAAAACCTGAGCTGCTGAGCACTTCTGCAGGGCTGACGGCGGCGACCAAAAGCGCGTTAACGCTGGCCCAGGCGGCAGGGACCACGCTTCCGGATGCCACCCGAACGCTGGCGCTGTCGTTAAACCAGTTTGGTGTGGGGGCCAGTGAAGCCGACCGGTATATCAACGTACTGGCTGCCGGCGCGAAATTTGGCTCGTCGGAGATAGCCGACACGGCTGCCGCAATTAAAAATGGCGGGGTGGCAGCGGCACAGGCTGGCGTGGGTTTTGAAACCCTCAATGCCGCCATACAGGTACTGGCGGAGCGCGAGGTAAAAGGCGGTGAAGCCGGGACCGCGCTGCGCAACGTTATTCTGCATCTGGAGAAGGGCGCGGACAAAACCCTGAAGCCTTCCGTTGTCGGGCTGAGCCAGGCGCTGGAGAACCTGGCCGGGAAAAACCTGTCAACCAGGCAGGCCGTAAAGCTGTTCGGGGTGGAAAACATCAGCGCTGCATCCATCCTGGTGCAGAACCGCGAGAAAGTGGAGTCGCTGACTGCTGCGTTGACCGGCACGCAGACCGCGCATGAGCAGGCAGAAATCAGGGTAAATAACCTGAACGGCGATCTTCTCAGTCTGACTTCGGCTTTTGAAGGTCTGATTATTAAGGTGGGGCACAGCGGAAACGGCCCGCTGCGTGGTGGTGTTCAGACTATAACCGATGCGATTAATGGCCTGACGGATAATTTTAATACGGTCGCCAACGTGGCGCTGTATACGCTGATTCCTGTTCTGACGACAAAACTGACGGCAGGTATCAGGGGGAACATTGGTGCCTGGGTGGAGCAGCAGCAGGCGGTCAGGGCCAGCGCGATGGCGCAGGTGGATATGGCGCGAAAAACGCTGGAAAGTACCGCTGCCACGCTGGCACAGAATAACGCAGAATTCGGGCGTTATCGGGAAATGGAGAAAAGCGCCAGACAATTTGGCCTTAACGTCAGTTATCAGAGTGAGTTTAACCGCTTAATTCGCCAGGAAACCGAGCAGACACTGCTTTCCACCCAGGCGAAGAGTCAGCTGAATGCCGCCAATAAACAGCTTTCCGTTTCAGCCCGTGCAGTCTCTGCAGCGGTAGGTATGGCCAGAGGGGCGCTGGCACTGGTGGGCGGTCCGGTGGGGGCGGCAATGCTGGCCGGTTCGGCGTTGCTCTATTTCCATAATCAGGCGAAGAATGCCCGTCAGTCAGCGATTGACCTGAAAAATGCTGTTGTTGAAACGAATGAAGAACTCAAAAAACTGTCGCTTAACCAGCTCAACGTGAAGCAGCTGGACATTGATGAACAGTTTGAAAATCAGGTTATTCAGCGAAATAAACTGATTAAGGAAATTCAGGATGCGGAAAACCGTATCGATGGACTGAGTGGCTTCGATCCGTTCGGACAGCTTAAGGGCGTACAGAACGATAAAACCCGTTACAAAGGGGATCTGGATGCCGTTGAGCAGGGGTTAAAACTCCTCAAGGAACGGCAAAAAACAGTCAAAGAGGCCATAGAGCAGGCTAAATCAGGAAAAACCGATCCCATACCGAAGCCGGATAAATCAGGGAATGAAACAGGGAGCGATAAACCCGATACCCCCTGGACCGGGGAAGGCGGGGATACGGGGAAGAGGCAAAAGGCGAAGGTTAACCAGTATGAGCAACTGCGGCGTGAAATTGAAGCCGCGCATGCCTCAAGCCTCGGACGTATCAACCTGCAGGAGCAGGAAAGCGCCAGAAAACTCCTTGAAGCCGCCCGCGCTGACGGGGCCAGCGAGGCTGATATTCAGAAGACGCTGCTGCTGAATGCTAAAAATTATCAGAAACAGCGCCTCGAACTGGCAGAACAGTATGCGCCGGCCAGAGCGTCTCTGACGAAAGAGCGCGAAGCGAGCCAGGAGCTGAAATCTCTTTTTGATGCCCGTCTTCTGGATGAAAAGGAGTATCAGACAGCCAGAATCACGCTGGCGCAAAGTACGGCCCGTGAACTGTTACAGGCACAGGCAGCGGCAATGTCCGCTCCTCTGATTGATATCGCCGGCACGGTTGATCCTCTGGTTGAACTGCGTAATCAACTGGCCGAGCGTCAGTCACTGCTGCAGGCGTTTTATCAGAACGATGTTATCAGCAAAGAGCAGTACGAACTGCTGAAGCAAAAGGCGGATAAAGATTCCGCTGATGCGCAGTACCAGACGGCGGTGGAGCTGTATAAGTCGCAGGGGAATCTGAACAGCCTCGCCATCGGCCTGATGGAAACCACCCAGGAGCGAACCTCCAACATGCTGACCGGCATGCTGAATGGTACACAGACACTCCGGGACGGGATGATTGGGTTGTTTGCCTCCCTGACACAGTCGGTGATTAAAAACCTTGTCGATATGGCAGCGCAGGCGCTGATTACCAACACCATTCTGAAATCCATTACGGGCATCGGCGGCAGTCTTTTTGGCGGCGCAGCCACCGCGAGCACCGGCACAGCCATCAGCAGTTTTGGGAGCAGTTTTAGCTTTAATGCGAAAGGCGGTGTTTATGACTCACCTTCATTAAGTTCCTACAGCAACGGCATCTATGACAGCCCGACCCTGTTTGCTTTTGCAAAGGGGGCAGGCGTGTTTGGTGAAGCTGGTCCGGAAGCCATTATGCCTCTGGCGAAAACGACAGACGGTACGCTGGGTGTCAGGGCGCTGGGTGACCCGGGTTCTTCTGGTGGTGGTATGAATGGGGGAATTGCTTATTCACCTGTTTATCACATTGCCATTCAGAATGACGGGCAAAACGGGGAGATAGGGCCGCAGGCATCGCAGATGCTGGTCAAAATGATCGACACGCGTGTCATGAGTATCCTGAGAACTCAGGGCCGTGATGGCGGCATGCTGGCGGGAGGATAA
- a CDS encoding phage tail protein gives MSEFSLSALKKALLKTNPTPTETEIFGTKVYLRRLTAAELIDHEDALIEAQTSGNARMASELSVQIVIDSLVQPDGSPIKAKDKPTAKELLAAHDNVALLDAIDKVKKHGIGKLETAEKN, from the coding sequence ATGTCTGAATTTAGCCTCTCCGCACTGAAAAAAGCACTGCTCAAAACGAACCCCACGCCGACTGAAACTGAAATATTCGGTACAAAAGTTTACCTGCGCCGACTGACGGCGGCTGAGCTTATTGATCATGAAGATGCGCTCATTGAGGCCCAAACCTCTGGCAATGCCCGCATGGCGTCTGAGCTGAGCGTACAGATTGTTATCGACAGCCTGGTTCAGCCTGACGGCTCCCCGATTAAAGCCAAAGATAAACCCACGGCGAAGGAGCTGCTGGCAGCACACGATAACGTTGCGCTTCTGGACGCTATCGACAAAGTGAAAAAACACGGTATCGGTAAGCTGGAAACCGCCGAAAAAAACTGA
- a CDS encoding phage tail protein, translating into MADENNTPKSSPEYAMLPAGTVVKFGEVGAAVAALKPLINCKALGATGQTGGFVDCTTLLDKSKQSISDLPEGPEKSLGFIDDPGNEDFTAFLNAAEQRKTVQFYIELPNKRTASMILALSGWQMNEITAPASEVIQITVQGKQNNIKWGSAAPAPDAGA; encoded by the coding sequence ATGGCTGATGAAAATAACACGCCAAAATCATCCCCTGAGTACGCGATGCTTCCTGCCGGGACGGTGGTGAAGTTCGGCGAGGTGGGGGCCGCTGTGGCTGCGCTCAAACCCCTGATTAACTGTAAGGCGCTGGGTGCGACAGGTCAGACGGGGGGATTTGTCGACTGTACCACCCTGCTGGACAAGAGTAAGCAGTCGATATCCGACCTGCCGGAAGGGCCGGAAAAATCGCTGGGATTTATTGACGACCCAGGAAACGAAGATTTCACCGCGTTCCTCAATGCTGCAGAACAGCGTAAGACCGTTCAGTTTTATATTGAGCTGCCGAACAAACGAACGGCTTCAATGATCCTTGCGCTTTCAGGCTGGCAGATGAACGAAATCACAGCGCCTGCCAGTGAAGTTATCCAGATTACGGTGCAGGGTAAGCAAAACAACATTAAATGGGGGAGTGCCGCGCCAGCGCCAGATGCCGGAGCGTAA
- a CDS encoding HK97-gp10 family putative phage morphogenesis protein, whose protein sequence is MITMDVKGLDELERQLIALGEKVGTKVLRDAGREALKVVEEDMKQHAGFDDASSAEHMRDSIKIRSSTRKGRGNTVVTLRVGPSKKHYMKALAQEFGTVKQVADPFIRPALDYNVRQVLRILTVEIRNGIQNR, encoded by the coding sequence ATGATCACCATGGACGTAAAAGGCCTGGACGAGCTGGAGCGGCAGCTTATCGCGCTCGGTGAAAAGGTCGGCACGAAGGTGTTACGTGACGCGGGGCGTGAGGCGCTGAAAGTGGTTGAAGAAGACATGAAACAACATGCCGGATTCGACGATGCGTCCTCTGCAGAGCATATGCGTGATTCCATCAAAATTCGCTCATCCACCCGGAAAGGTCGTGGAAATACGGTGGTCACCCTTCGGGTTGGTCCCAGCAAAAAGCATTACATGAAAGCGCTGGCGCAGGAGTTCGGTACGGTTAAACAGGTTGCCGATCCGTTCATCCGTCCGGCACTGGATTACAACGTCCGGCAGGTTCTGCGCATTCTGACCGTAGAAATCCGCAATGGCATTCAGAACAGGTAG
- a CDS encoding head-tail adaptor protein gives MSLKPEEMTCRLSIGYMQSGRGPLGEYLPEQLVVTGKAWAKCELVSGRKVRTLDQQQVVETCLFTTHPSLNIDIDWKITTSDRVYTVRNVGRLADRIIITGEADARHDRAGIEGSA, from the coding sequence ATGAGCCTGAAGCCGGAAGAGATGACCTGCCGTCTTTCGATTGGGTATATGCAATCCGGGCGGGGGCCGCTGGGCGAATACCTGCCGGAACAGCTGGTCGTGACAGGGAAAGCCTGGGCGAAGTGCGAGCTGGTATCGGGCAGAAAGGTCCGCACACTGGATCAGCAGCAGGTTGTTGAAACGTGTCTTTTTACCACTCATCCGAGCCTGAATATTGATATCGACTGGAAAATAACGACGTCTGATCGGGTTTATACCGTTCGTAACGTCGGGCGCCTGGCGGACCGTATCATCATCACAGGGGAGGCAGACGCACGCCATGATCGAGCAGGCATTGAAGGTAGCGCTTGA